GGCCATGGCCTCGTCCATGCCGGGGTCGGGCAGCACGAAATGCTCGGTGGTCAGGGCGGCGGCGCTGCGGGCAAACAGCAGGGCGACCCTGCCGTCCTCGGCATTGGCGGGGCGGGGAATGTCGCGAATAAAGCGCATGGCGGTCATAAGGCCACGTCCGGAGCGTGCATTGACGCGGATCAGGTTCGACAGCCGATTGGTGAAGACCAGATGCTGCATGGCCCACAATGGCCCCAGCCTGCTGCGGGGCAGGGATGCCAGCAGCACCGGGGCCGCCAGTTCGAGGGGTTCATCCGTGGCAAAAAAGGGAAGGTCGATCTCCAGGTCGAAATCGCTGAAACCTGCGGGTGCCCCATCCGTGGCCACCGACACCCGCTCGGCGACCCGGTCCGGCTGCGGCTCAAAGGTAAAGCTGAGCTGTCCGGTCCTGGCAAGCGTGTCGTTCACCGAAACGTCGACGGTCACATTGGTCAGCGAACCGGGGTTGTCGGCGTCAAGCGCGACATCGATATCGGCTGCCAGCGCAGCGTATGGCACGGCCAGCGCCAGCAGGATCGTCAGCATCCTCAGCATTACTTGTTCACCCCCAGAATGACGGCCAGATAGTTGCCGTGGAAGGCCACCACGCCGGCCACCGTTGCCTTGGCCAGCTGCACGGTGGTCTGGTCGCCGGCCAGTTCTTCCAGCAGCAGAGGATTGAGTTGAAAGACGGCAAACAGGCTGAGCCATCCTGCGCCGCCGACCAGCAGCAGGAGAAAGGCGGCGCGGCCGACCCGGTTGAGCTGAGTACCGGTCTTGGGTGTTGCCCCAGACAGGTCCGGTACGAAGCAGACCGCGGCAAACACCACCGGGATGGCCGCGATGACCACGGTGATGGTCTGGCCGAAGACGTCGGCCAGCGGAAAAATGAGCAGGGCGACCACCGCGATGGCCGCATCGGTCACCAGCTCCTGGGTGATGCCAAGCCGGCGCGCGAGTAGGATCAGGCACAGCAGCATTGCCATCGTTCCCATGCCCAGTAGCACCAGCAGCAGCGCGGATTGAGCAGCACGGCGGACAAATATGTCGGTGATGAGTCTGGACACGGTGGTTGCCCCGTTGCGGTCATCGGCAGGAGGAGCCTATTGCGACCGGGAAGCAGCGCAAATTGCCTACAACACGTACGGTGGACTACGGCCTGGCAGGTCGGCGCCAATCCGAGCGGATCGAGAACGGCGCGGCCCGTAGGGCGATGGACAGGCCCGGCCCGCTGCTCTCTCGGAACGCGCGCGGAGAGACTTCTGGCGCGGTGGAAACTGCGCTAAACCCATGCGCAGGATAGGGCGGAGTCGTGGGGGTAATATGAGCTTGCCGGAATTTCCCGTAGAGGGCGGTTGCCAGTGTGGGGCGGCGCGGTATCGCCTCAAGGCGAGCCCGCTCTCGGTCTACAACTGCCACTGCAAGGACTGCCAGCGCTATTCAGGCGCCGCCTGGTCGATGTCGATGATCGTGCGGGACGCCGATTTCGAGCTGCTGAGCGGCACGATTGCGCAATATCGCCGCGTGGCCGACAGTGGCAATGTGATTGTCATGAATTTCTGTGCGCATTGCCATGGCTGGCTGTGGAACGATCCGCCGGCGCCGGGCATCAAGGTGGCGCGGGCGGGAACGCTGGACGACATGGACTGGGCTGCGCCGGTGGGCAATATCTGGACCGACAGCAAGGCCGCATGGGTGCATATCGACCCGGCGCAGATCAATTTCGCCAAGGGCGCGACCGACCGCACACCGCTGTTCGACGCCTGGACGCGCTTTACCCAGCAGGACAAATGACCATGGCCGCAGCCGAAGATATCGCCCGCGTCAAGCAGCAGGAGCAGGAACTGATCCTGCCCCGGTTCGACGATGACGTCGCCTTTGCGCTGGGCAGCGCCATCCGCGCGCGGGCGCTGGCTGAGGGCCTGTCGCTGGTTGTCGATATCCGCACCTGGGACCGGCAGATGTTCTTTGCCGCCACCGCCGGCACCAGCGCCGACAATGCCGAATGGGTGCGCCGCAAGATCAACACCGTGCGCCGCTTTGCCCGCGCCAGCTACCGCATGGTGCTGGAGCGTGGCGAGGCGCCGTTTTCGCCGCAGTCGGGCGCCGACCCGGCCGATTACGTGATTGCCGGCGGCGGCTTTCCGCTGCGCGTCGCCCAGGCCGGGATTGTCGGGTGCCTCACCATTTCGGGCCTGCCCGGGCGGGATGACCATGGCGTTGCCGTCGATGCGCTGTGCGATCATCTCGGATTGGACCGAGCGGTCTATGCTTTGCCGGCACAATAGGGGCTCGAGATGAAACTGCCTTATCAGCTGCTCGACGTGTTTACCCGCACCCCGCTGCGCGGCAATCCGCTGGCGGTGGTGAGCAAGGCCGATGGTCTGCTCGACGGCGAAATGCAGGCCATTGCCCGCGAGTTCAACCTCAGTGAGACCGTGTTCCTGCTCAGGCCGCATGGCGAGCGCAACACGGCGGCGCTGCGCATCTTTACCCCCTATCAGGAACTGCCCTTTGCCGGTCATCCCACCATTGGCGCTGCCGTGGTGCTGGGGCTGACCAAGAAGGTCACGGCGGTACGGATGGAGGAGCAGATCGGGCTGGTAACGGCCCTGTTTGAAAAGCTCGATCGGCGCAGCGGCGAGGCCCGCTTTACCCTGCCAAAGCTGCCGGCCCGGCTGGCGCCGCTGACCGATGTGGCGGGGATGGCCAAGGCGCTGGGCATTGACGCCGGGGACATTGGCTGCGGCGATTACCAGCCGGCCGTGTTCAGCGCCGGGGTGCCGTTCCACCTGGTGCCGGTGCGCGATGCCGGCGTGCTCAAGCGCGTGGCCGTCAATGGCTCGGTGTGGAAGGACGTGTTCAGCCACGAGCGCCACTCGGCCTATGTCTTCACCCAGACGCCCGAGGAACACGACGTCGATCTGGCCGCGCGCATGTTTGGCATGGGCCTGGGCGAGGATCCCGGTACCGGGTCGGCCGCGGCGGCGCTGATCGGGCTGCTGGCCGAACACACTGCGCCCAGCGGGCAGAGTGACCTGGTGCTGCGCCAGGGCCATGAAATGGGCCGGCCCTGCCGCATCCTCATCCAGTTCCGCAAGGATGACGGACACCTGATCCATGGCGGTATTGGCGGACACGCCATTGTGGTGGGCGAGGGCGAGCTCGACCTCGGCGAGTAAGCGCCCGGACGGCCGTCATCAGACAGTCGGTCAGCCGTGCTAACTCCCGCGCAGCGGGAGCTCCGACCGAATGCGCTACAAGGATTTTCTGGCCGATACGACGCGGCCCTGTTCGGTCGTGGCCCATCGCGGCGACTGGCGGGACGCGCCCGAGAACAGCCTGCTCGCCATCGAGCGGGCCATTGCACTGGGCTGCACAGTCGTCGAGATCGACGTCCGCCGCACGGCTGATGGCGACTTTGTGCTGCTGCATGACGATGACCTGATGCGGACTGCCAGTGTCGCTGCCATGCCCGAAGACATCAACAGCGCCGACCTGACCCGCTTGCCGCTGCGCAACCGTGACGGCGGTATCGACAATGACTTTAACGGGCAGCTGCTGCCCCGGCTGACGGACGTCTTCGCCCTGACCCGGGACCGCATCTTCGTCCATCTCGATATCAAGCACCGCGCCGTGATCGGCGAGGTCATCGCGCTGGCGCAGGCCATGGGCGTCGACCAGCAGGTCGATGTCTGGGCCGATGTGGCGACCGAGGCGGATGCCCATTGGGTCGAGCAGACGGTGCTGTCGCCCGGCATTGCCTTTGTCGCCCGCACCCGGCTCGAGCAGGCCAGCGGACCGCGCCAGCTCGAGCTGATGTTTGGTCTCAAACCCGATATCTGTGAGCTGTCCTTCAGCAGGCTGGACCAGGTCACGGCGCTGCAGCAGCGCTTTGCGGCGGCGCAAATTCCGCTCTGGGTGAACACGCTGAACGGCGTGGCGTCGCCCGGCTTTACCGACGCGGCGGCGCTGCAGGATCCGGCGGCCATCTGGGGCGCGCTGCTGACGGCTGGGGTTTCCAGCATCCAGACCGATGAAATGGCGGCGCTGCAGCGCTTCCTGCAGACGCTCCGGTAGGCATTTGCTCATAATAGTGCGGCAGCGGGCTTGCATGGAAGTGCGGTTTCGCGCATTCTGGGCAGACATCAGGAATTGATCCATGCCGCGCTCCCGCGCCCAAGCCATTGCCATCAGCCAGAGCGACGCCCAGCGGGCCCGCCTGATGATCGCTGCCAGCTTGCTGCTGCCGCTCGCCGCCCTGCTCCTCCTTCTTATCAGCCCCTGATCACCGGCAGCTCGAGTTTTCGAGCGGGTCGTCAGGGGATTATGCCACACGCCGCACAGCACATGTCCGGCCTCTGAGAGCTTGGCTCCGGGCCGCCTGATAGGAATGACAGCATGACCACCGCCACCGATACCAATAAAGACCGCGTCTTCATCTTCGACACCACCTTGCGCGACGGCGAGCAATCGCCCGGCGCGACCATGACGCTGGAAGAAAAGCTGCAGGTTGCCGAAGCCCTCGACGAGATGGGCGTGGACATTATCGAAGCCGGCTTTCCGATTGCCTCCAATGGCGATTTCGAGGCGGTTGTTGCAGTGGCCAAGCAGGTCAAGCGCGCCACCGTGGCCGGCCTCGCCCGCGCCATTACTGCCGATATCGACCGCGCCGGCGAGGCGGTGCGCCATGCCCAGAAGGGCCGCATCCACACTTTCGTTTCCACCTCGCCGATCCATCTGGCGCATCAGATGAAAAAGACCGAGGACGAGGTGATCGAGATCATCTCGCGCACCGTGGCCCATGCGCGCAACCTGATCGACGATGTGGAATGGTCGGCCATGGACGCTACCCGCACGCCCATGGAATTCCTCAAGCGCTGCGTCGATGCGGCCATTCGCGCTGGTGCCACCACCATCAACCTGCCCGACACGGTGGGCTATGCCGTGCCGGACGAACATTTCGCCATGTTCAAGACCATCATCGAGAGCGTGCCAAACTCTGACAAGGCGATCTTTTCGGTACATTGCCACAATGACCTGGGCCTGGCCGTCGCCAATTCGCTGGCCGGTGTGGCCGGTGGCGCCCGGCAGATCGAATGCACGGTCAACGGGCTGGGCGAACGGGCCGGCAATGCCGCGCTTGAAGAGGTGGTGATGGCGCTGCGCACGCGCGGCGACGTGCTGCCTTATCACAGCGAGATCGAGACCACCCATCTCGCCCGTGCCAGCAAGATCGTCTCGGCGGCGGCGAATTTCCCGGTGCAGTACAACAAGGCCATCGTGGGCAAGAATGCCTTTGCCCATGAGAGCGGCATTCATCAGGACGGCATGCTCAAGAATGCCGAGACCTATGAGATCATGACGCCGGCCAGCGTCGGCATCAAGGCGACCACGCTGGTGATGGGCAAGCATTCCGGCCGCGCCGCCTTCAAGGACAAGCTGCGCGAGCTGGGCTACGACTTGGGCGACAATGCCTTCCAGGAGGCCTTTGTGCGCTTCAAGGATCTGGCCGACCGCAAGAAGCATGTCTACGACGCCGATATCGTGGCGCTCGTCGATGACGAGGTCGGCTCGGTGGGCGACCGCATCCGGCTGGTCGATATGGAGGTGATCTCCAAGACCGGCGGCGTGCACAAATGCGACATGACGCTGAGCATCGATGGCGAAGAAACCAGCGTCAGCTTTGAGGGCACCGGCTCGGTCGACGCGATCTTCAATGCCATCAAACAGGGCGTTGGCCAGGAGCCGAACCTGGTGCTCTATGCCGTCGATGGCGTCACCGGCGGCACCGATGCGCAGGCCTCGGCCCATGTGCGCCTGGAAATGAATGGCCGCATCGTTTCGGGCAATGCGGCCGAGCCCGATACGCTGGTGGCCTCGGCCCGGGCCTATCTCAATGCCTATAATCGCCTGCTGATCGAGCGCGGCGCTGCGGCGCAGGGCGCGCTGGCGGGATAATCTGGAAGGCCTCTTGCCCCGACCCGTCGCGGGCCGGGGCGGGGAGGGAGCAGATGACCTATACGCTGGACAAGGTGACCGAGCCGCAGGACTGGCGCGACTATCACGCCATCCGCCGGCAGGAACTGTTCGAGGCCCGCGGGCGGCACGGCCTTTACCAGGAGAACTATCCGGACGAATACACGCCGGGTAAGCACCATTATCTGCTCAAGCTTGACGGCAGGGCGGTGGGCACGACGCGCCTTGATATCCGCGGCGACGGTACCTGTGTGTTCCGGATGGTTGCCGTCACGGCGTCGGCGCAAGGTCTTGGCCATGGCCGCGTGCTGGGAGAGATGGTGGCGGATCGCGCCCGCGCCTTTGGCGCCCATACCGCGCTGGTCAATGCGGCGCCAACAGCCGTCGGCTATTATGAAAAGTCCGGCTGGCTGCGGCATGCCTGGGACCCGACAGAACTGGTCGGGATTGGCAGCGACAGCATCCAGATGCGCAAGTTCCTCTGACCGGGCGGCGGCATGACTGGTCTGCTCGCAGTCTGCTTGCACCCTCTGGCCAATTGCGGCACCAGTGAAGCCGATTGACGCTGGAGTCGCGCATGATCTTGACGGCTGAACTGCGCGGCATGGCGACCGCGGGCCTGCTTGCCTTTGGCCTGGCACTGGTGCTGGTCAGCGTACCGAGCGGCGTGCCCGGGATCGAGCTGCTCCAAAGCCTGCGCTTTCATCTAGCCGCGCTGGGCGTGCCGCTGGCGATCCTGCTGGTGCTCAGTGGCGCACGTTGGCGCGGGCTGCTCGCAGTTGTGCTGATGCTGGCCAGCGTGGGGCAGGGGGCCCAGCCGATCCTCGACGGCATGGCACGCCGCGATGCCGTTACCGGCGCGACACTGGCCAATATCAAGGTGCTCAGCTTCAACGTTCTGGCCAATCGCGAGGGGCGGGCGGCAGCCGATTTCATCATCAGCCAGGCGCCCGATATCGCGGTGACCATGGAGACGTCGGGGATCGCCGCCTATTTCGACGACCTTGCCAAGGTGCTGCCGTACCGGTTCGGCTGCACCGACCGGCAGGACTGCGACCTTGCCATATTCTCGCGGACGCCGCTGCTCGATCCCCAGATGGTCGTAATGTATCCGTTTCAGCGCCAGCGACTGGCCTTTGCCGGCACGGTGATTGACGGGGTGCCGGTGACGATTGCGGCGGTGCACCTGTCCAAGCCCTATTTTGACGAAGCCTCATGGATGGAGCTGAACCGCGCCGGCCGGGTGCTCAGCCGGGTTGAGGGCCGGCTGATCGTGGCGGGGGATTTCAA
This sequence is a window from Devosia beringensis. Protein-coding genes within it:
- a CDS encoding GFA family protein, with product MSLPEFPVEGGCQCGAARYRLKASPLSVYNCHCKDCQRYSGAAWSMSMIVRDADFELLSGTIAQYRRVADSGNVIVMNFCAHCHGWLWNDPPAPGIKVARAGTLDDMDWAAPVGNIWTDSKAAWVHIDPAQINFAKGATDRTPLFDAWTRFTQQDK
- a CDS encoding heme-degrading domain-containing protein produces the protein MAAAEDIARVKQQEQELILPRFDDDVAFALGSAIRARALAEGLSLVVDIRTWDRQMFFAATAGTSADNAEWVRRKINTVRRFARASYRMVLERGEAPFSPQSGADPADYVIAGGGFPLRVAQAGIVGCLTISGLPGRDDHGVAVDALCDHLGLDRAVYALPAQ
- a CDS encoding PhzF family phenazine biosynthesis protein produces the protein MKLPYQLLDVFTRTPLRGNPLAVVSKADGLLDGEMQAIAREFNLSETVFLLRPHGERNTAALRIFTPYQELPFAGHPTIGAAVVLGLTKKVTAVRMEEQIGLVTALFEKLDRRSGEARFTLPKLPARLAPLTDVAGMAKALGIDAGDIGCGDYQPAVFSAGVPFHLVPVRDAGVLKRVAVNGSVWKDVFSHERHSAYVFTQTPEEHDVDLAARMFGMGLGEDPGTGSAAAALIGLLAEHTAPSGQSDLVLRQGHEMGRPCRILIQFRKDDGHLIHGGIGGHAIVVGEGELDLGE
- a CDS encoding glycerophosphodiester phosphodiesterase family protein produces the protein MRYKDFLADTTRPCSVVAHRGDWRDAPENSLLAIERAIALGCTVVEIDVRRTADGDFVLLHDDDLMRTASVAAMPEDINSADLTRLPLRNRDGGIDNDFNGQLLPRLTDVFALTRDRIFVHLDIKHRAVIGEVIALAQAMGVDQQVDVWADVATEADAHWVEQTVLSPGIAFVARTRLEQASGPRQLELMFGLKPDICELSFSRLDQVTALQQRFAAAQIPLWVNTLNGVASPGFTDAAALQDPAAIWGALLTAGVSSIQTDEMAALQRFLQTLR
- a CDS encoding 2-isopropylmalate synthase, coding for MTTATDTNKDRVFIFDTTLRDGEQSPGATMTLEEKLQVAEALDEMGVDIIEAGFPIASNGDFEAVVAVAKQVKRATVAGLARAITADIDRAGEAVRHAQKGRIHTFVSTSPIHLAHQMKKTEDEVIEIISRTVAHARNLIDDVEWSAMDATRTPMEFLKRCVDAAIRAGATTINLPDTVGYAVPDEHFAMFKTIIESVPNSDKAIFSVHCHNDLGLAVANSLAGVAGGARQIECTVNGLGERAGNAALEEVVMALRTRGDVLPYHSEIETTHLARASKIVSAAANFPVQYNKAIVGKNAFAHESGIHQDGMLKNAETYEIMTPASVGIKATTLVMGKHSGRAAFKDKLRELGYDLGDNAFQEAFVRFKDLADRKKHVYDADIVALVDDEVGSVGDRIRLVDMEVISKTGGVHKCDMTLSIDGEETSVSFEGTGSVDAIFNAIKQGVGQEPNLVLYAVDGVTGGTDAQASAHVRLEMNGRIVSGNAAEPDTLVASARAYLNAYNRLLIERGAAAQGALAG
- a CDS encoding GNAT family N-acetyltransferase is translated as MTYTLDKVTEPQDWRDYHAIRRQELFEARGRHGLYQENYPDEYTPGKHHYLLKLDGRAVGTTRLDIRGDGTCVFRMVAVTASAQGLGHGRVLGEMVADRARAFGAHTALVNAAPTAVGYYEKSGWLRHAWDPTELVGIGSDSIQMRKFL
- a CDS encoding endonuclease/exonuclease/phosphatase family protein, whose translation is MILTAELRGMATAGLLAFGLALVLVSVPSGVPGIELLQSLRFHLAALGVPLAILLVLSGARWRGLLAVVLMLASVGQGAQPILDGMARRDAVTGATLANIKVLSFNVLANREGRAAADFIISQAPDIAVTMETSGIAAYFDDLAKVLPYRFGCTDRQDCDLAIFSRTPLLDPQMVVMYPFQRQRLAFAGTVIDGVPVTIAAVHLSKPYFDEASWMELNRAGRVLSRVEGRLIVAGDFNAAAWSNQMVELSAALDLAPPPFYPATWPVRAGALGVPIDNMFTRGDLLIDTIEAAPNSYGSNHRALLAGISLREAP